tagtaGATTGATGTCGTCAATAAAAGAGGGGTTACTATCCTAGAATTTTAAGAGACATAACCAAATGTAATAGATAAGCCTTGAAAGGACTTGGGTTTGAATGAACAGTAAAAGGCATTTTGGGATCAAGTTGGAAAGGTTGAATATGGATTGGGTAGCATTAAAATTAACTTTGTTAGGCAGTATGGTATTTTTCGAAATCTGTTCTTAGTTTTAGAGATACAGCCTGAAGAAGTGTTTGGGGAAGAATTGTCATGATGTCTGAATctgattttactttaaaagaacGTTGAAGCAAATATGGCAGAATGCTAACAATGTTTAACTCTAGGTGGTGGGTAGTAAGGGTGTTCATTACACCCTTTTCCTTACTTTTCTCATTAAACATtttcactaaaaatttttttttttttcttttttggccgtgacccgcagcatgtgggatcttagttcccggaccagggatcgaacccgcgctccctgtattggaagcgcggagtcttaaccactggaccgccagggaagtcccttcattaaaagtttttaaaaaagatttttttttaatgagaaacgGGTATACTGAAATTCGGTGTGAGAAATGTATAGGACTGTGAGAGGAGACAGTTAAGACTTTCTGTTACATGGTTATTCAATGTTGAGAGGTACACAGATAACCCTTAACACCCAGTACAATCCCTGGCAGGTAGTAAACACCTAGTAATTATGTATTATATTGACTTAAGACCggcccctgctccccagcccctggggctcTTAGTCTGGCCTCAGATCTCCCCTCTGTGCTTTTTAGCCTGAGTGTTTCCGATTTGTTTCAGAAGCTTTGAGATAGTAGAGGCTGCTTTTCAATGTTCAGCACTTTTCTCAGAATGGTAAAACTCTACCTTGGGTAGGGAccatatgatgatgatgatgatgacggtgatgatggtgatgataatgagaGTAACATCATTTGTAAGTGCTGAGTGCCAGGCAGTGTGCAGAGCACGTTAAAAGCATGATCTCAATTCATTCTTACAATTGCCTTATGAAGTAAGAGGTgatgttatcctcattttacagcataaaaaataaagttcgCTTTCCAGTTCTGCCACAATTGGTAGAGTCACAGTTGAAACCCAAGGCTTTAAAGACTGTACTATACTGACTCTCAGAAAGAGAGATGGTGTACATTGTCCGACTCTGAAGCAGCAGTATCACAGGAGTTCTGCTCCTGTGTGCTCCCCTGATCCTGTGGGGCTTACAGAGACAGTGACATGATCTTGCCAGTTAAGATGTAAATGCAAATAACTCTAACGCAGGGAAGAAGTGCCAGGAGCCCTATGGACAAGTGCAATGCGGATTTAAACAGTGAACAGTCATTGGGGGATGGAAAGGTGGGTGGCTTTTGATAGGGGTTTTGGAGGGATGAGTAGAATTCCAGAAATTCAGCTGAAAGTGTTCCAATTCTGTCTGTGCTGTTACCAAATAAGTGGTTCAGTTCGCTTTGGCATAGGTCTGTAGAGAAAGAGTGAGAAGTAAAGATTAAGGGTAGACTGGGGCTTGGAGCACACTGCGGATGGCCTTGACTGCCGGGAGATTTTAACTCATTCCATGGACAAGGAGAAACCATTTAAAGTTTTTACAAAGGAGTGACGTAATTAAAGTTGCATTTCAGGGCTCGGCTCTCTTAGGAATATGCTTTTCTCCCAAATATTTGCATGACCTACTCCCGCTCCTCTTCCAGGTCTTTACACAAATATCACCTTATTTGTGAGGCCATTCTCTGACCCCCAGTGTAAAATTACAACCGCCGTCGTGGGACTCCCTTATCCttcttccttgctttattttatttaatagcaCTTACCACAATCTAACATATGTGTTttaccaatttatttatttatttatttaaaatccattcatctgtcagtgaacacttagattgcttctaccttttgactattgtgaatttcccattgcttatttatttatttatttatttggctgcgttgggtcttcgttactgcgcgtgggctttctctagttgcgacgaatgggctactctttgttacagtgcgcgggcttctcattgtggtggcttctcttgttgtggagcacgggctctaggcgcgtgggcttcagtagttgtggctcgcgggctcagtagttgtgactcgcgggctctagagcgcaggctcggtagttgtgccgcatgggcttagttgctccgtggcatgtgggatcttcccgggccaggtattgaacccatgtcccctgcatggcaggcggattcttaaccactgcgccaccagggaagtcctaccaatttatttttattgttgtcttTCCTCTCATTTGAATGATAGGGGAGGactgtgtttgttttattaactGCTATGTCtccagtgcttagaacaatgcctggcatgtggtaagtTCTCAgtgaatatttcttgaataaacgAGTGAATATGGCAAGAGCGTAGGAGAGACATTAACCTGAAGAGACTGAAGTCAAGCAGACCAATCAAGGAGCTCCTGCAGAAGTCAAGATGAGAGGTGATAAGGGCCTGAATGAACCAGGAGGGCGACACCAGTATTAGGAAAGGGAGGGGACAGTTTGGACATTGAATGACTGGCACTGGCACGTGATTAGCTGTTGGAATGGGAATTGAAGATGGCTGTATGATTTCAAGCCTGGAAAACCAAGGCATGTTTGAAGAATGGGTCTATAGTGTCAAACTCTGATCAAGGATGATGATTAAGAAAGGAGTACTATATTTGTAGAGGACAGGGAAAATAGAGTATATTTATAGGCAGGAGCAAAGTAACAGTAGAGCTTAAGAAAAGAGATGTTAGATAAAATGTCCTAAAGGAAGCTGAGGGGGAGGTGTATGGAAAAAATTATGTAGATGATAATCATATtgacaacatttattgagtatttcctACATGCAAGTCTCTTTCATAATTAATCATCTCCACAACTCTCTAAGGTACTGTTACTCTCTCTGTGCTACAGATGAACATgcagagaggttgaataactggccaaggtcacatagccaaaAGTGACAAAGCAAGTTTTGAACTAGAACAGACTGACTCCAGATGCTTTACTGTTAACCACGTTTCATACTGCCTCTTTGTAAAGAGTCTGTAAAATGCTGAATCCTGACAAAAAGTTCAAAGTTTTTGAGTTTAGAGGAACATATATCAACGTACTGGAAGAGTATGAGTTCTCATATCACCTTAGGACAAAAAAACAGGATTCCCCACAAGAGATTTATGGATGACATATGGGTATATTAGGATTTTCTTATGCTACTGTAGTATAGGCATGAGAAAGTAGGGGTCTAAATGATATTAATTTTGGCAGTAGAAAAACTTGAAAGGGGAAGATTTCAGTAATTATATGGATATCAACAAAGtgttggaaacaacttaaatgcccTGGGTAGGAGAGTGGTTGCATAAACCATGGTACAGCCAAACAATGGAGTACTATACTGCTGTAAAGAGGGTTGAGCAAGATCTTTGTGAAGTGATATGGAGTGATTCCCAGGATATATTGTTTAGTGAAAACTGCAAAGGACAAAGAGTAGCTATAGTATGGTAACCTGCATGTAAAAACAAAGATATAAGAAGATTTTCATGTGTCTACTCATTTGTTCCAAAGAAACACAGGAGGATAAAACCAGAAACTAAtgaaattaattacttaatatgTGGTGGGTGGGAAAGAGGTGgaaagaagggggaaatgggAGTGGGGTAGCAGGATGAGGAGGGAGTGAATAACTTCTCTAAGTTATTCAATTGTTATACATAAGGGAGAGCGAAAGAAATAGGTAACCTAAGCATCTTTGGAAAATAGTATTTTGGCTGTATCCTgtaaagttaaagacaaagtGAACAGTGTACAAACATTGTATTTTAATTGGTAAATTATTTTCTCACAACGGTATGGGTTAGgaattctgaaactattttatgTCTATACTAGGCTTGAACAAGCCAGTAAATATATTGTGGATAATAAAAGAAGTTACAGgtaaggaaaggaggaaggctaGAATGAACCCTGTGGGATCAAAGTTATCAGCATGAATTCATGGTttttaatatagatacagatggacAGACATAGAAATagagttgtatgtgtgtgttagtAAACCTCCACGTACTTTCTACCTGCATTGACGGAAAGGGTCTAGAGGTAGTGATAAGACTCCCTGAGTAGCAGTGAGCACAGTTAGCTCCCagaatatgatttcttgataccattctccaataaaaggaaccagggctccttggagaaatggttgattccagggctggggcagggaaaataaaacattttgcaccaaaaagtaaggaagtgctcaaaaaatgatgGGTTATGTCAAAAGGACAAAGGAGCCAACATGATGGAACTCTTAAAGCCAACACTGATAaaatttgagcaagaaaatatTGATAGTATTGGATTACAACCCATAGAATAAAAGatatatccatgagtccatattgaCATAAATCCATAGTTGAATAAGTAAGTAGATGGGAGAGAAGAGACAGCTCTTCCTTACAGtggaattccaattaataaattaaagaggaatgatggaaacagaaaatcaccatttggcaaacACTGCAGTAATAATTGTTGCAGGCAAAGACCATCAGCGGATGCTAAAATTAGCGGATGAAGAGTGGAGAGAGACAGGATATCTTCCCACAAGGTAGCGACTccatacaaaagagaaaatagtgaTTTTTCCAGTGGAGAAATCTGTGAActccaccttaaccaagtgatcaaagtcaGCGTCACCAGGAATAAGACACATCAACATCGTATACCCACTGAGAAGGGCGCAACACTTCTGTGATTTTCTTGctaaaaaaatgcataacctcagtctgtctaaccatgagaaaacacAACGGCCCAAAatgagagacattctacaaaataactgaccacATACTCTTCCTaaatgtcaaggtcataaaagGCACAGACACACTAAAGGAACTGTTACAGATCGTAGGAGGCTAAAGAGGCATTACAACtacatggtatgtgggatcctggaccagaaaacgAACTTTTCCACTAACTTTCTTTAGGTTTGTATATGAGCTAATAGTGTCGTGTCAATGTTAAGTTACTTACTCTGATAATTGTACCATGGTTGTGTGATATGTTAATACTAGGGGCATCTGGGTGAAGGGATTCTGTGCCATTTTTGTAGCTTTTCCATAAATATAtagttaattcaaaataaaatgttttaaaactcagagtttaaaaatgaaattataatggaaaataaaagcaatattaaaagggaggaaggaaggagccaGGAATTGATTTGGTGACTGATTGGGGGTGGGGCTTGGAGTAAGACTTTATTGATAACGTATATTCAAAAAATACCTTCCATTTTTGGGGTGGCTGGGAAAATGATTCGGCATAAACCATAACGGGGAAGTCTGGAATAGaagctggttttgtggaagaaagATAGATATTgtttgctatctttttttttttttttaaggaattcctttatttttatttatttatttatttaattttggctgtgttgggtcttcgtttctgtgcaagggctttctctagttgcggcaagtgggggccactcttcatcgcggtgcgcgggcctctcactgtcgcggcctctcgttgcggagcacaagctccagatgcacaggctcagtagttgtggctcacgggcctagttgctccgcggcacgtgggatcttcccagaccagggctcgaacccgcgtcccctgcattggcaggcagattctcaaccactgcgccaccagggaagccctgctatcTTTTGATTATGCTTAGATTTCAAACTTATGGGTAATTAGGACAAAATAGTGCTCAGACTCAGTGACATGTAATAAGCCACCTTTGTTTCCTCACCAGATTTGAAGTCTCAGCAGTGAGACATGGTGTCTGAGTCCCCACTCCTAAATAAAGCTGCTTCAAATgcttagtgaaaaaaatgaaggcCCTACATGATCAAGCTAAATTTGGGCCTATTATTTGTGCATTTTAGGACCAAGACAGACCATGCCAAAGGACAGGAAATCCGTGGAAAACTTGGGAAATGGGAAATACTGCTTGTACCAAATAGGAAGCCTGTTTTGAAAGTtgaaagtgtattttttaaatttgtaggCACCAAAGATGTAACAAAGAAGTctaatctcagaaaaagaatttctGACTACATGGATAGagcagaaaacataaagaaatacttggatcaagaaaaagaaggtaaaGAGGCTGTTTTGGAGAGTGTGTGTACGTGCTATTGTGATAAAGCCCATTTCACCCAGTGTTTCTGGCTGTGCCCTTTGGAGCTTGCAGGTCTACTCTGCATTTCCATTCATCTGTACACGAGCTGTTCTTAACCTTTTTCTTCCCTGGTGGGGGCAAGGTGGGGGTCAGATACCCTCCTGAGAATCTGAGGACAGCTCGACGTACTGCAGAACTTTGCATGCCATTTTAAGGAGTTCATAGATCCCCGTGAAGCTTATGTGTAGACTCCAGTTTAAATAATACTGCAGAGGAATACTGAATATAAatcctgtattttatttgtatttccctttATAAAATGACCGAAATATTAAAGTAGCTCAAGAAACTCCTGGGACTTCTTTGAGATTTTCGTTGTGAGTCAAAACATTTCAGGAGTTAGGTATTCCTAATGATTAGAGATGCAGGAGGTATGGTTCCCTATTTATAATTGGTTCTCTACTCATGAGGATCCAGTTTACAAACTTACAATGGCAATGGCCATTGCCACCTGAAGTGCACGGCTGCTGCTTTCTACAGTCAGTGGAACTGCTGCCCTCAGAAAACCCAGTGCCCCCTTCCCTCAGCCGCTCTTTActccagccctctccccacctcttccTGGTGTTCTGTACTAGCGCACTCCCTGACTACCCCCACTGAGGTCCTCTGTTGAGTGGGAATAAAATTGTTTCCTTCACCCCCAGGTGAAATCTACAATGCAATTTCCCTCTAAAACTTGGATGAAATATAGTACCATCAGCATTGTGGTTTGAATACTGTGGGTTAAATTAACCTGTGTGGCTAGCTTGGCTTGAAAACCGATGCACAGTTGGTAACATTCTATCTCTGGAAATATTAGGAACAGAATCCAAACTACTGGTTTTCCAACAAGGTTTAAAAGTGCAACCACCATATAAATTAGGAACTACCATTAagggtcatatttttaaaaaaccgtaAAGGTCTTCGATAACTTATTCAATAATGAGCCATTTTGAGTAAACAAAAACAATGGAACTACCCTGCTGACGCTGTGGCATTCTAGGCTTTGGCTTGGGTTATTAAGAAGTACTATAAATTTCTGCTTAACACAGTCTCTACAAGTTCTAAGAAAGACTCCTAGACTCCATATTATattgcatttatatatttaatacttCAGCTATTCAGTTGCAAGACATAAAAAGACTTAAATCTGAAGAGAAGGACCAGATGGCCACTGAATCATAGCTTGTGGTTCTTCTCATGGTGACAGGAATATTAGATATCTTTATACATATGGTTCCCTCTTGAATAAACTGCCTGGTCTATAGGATTTAGTTCAAGAACCGGTTCCAAGAAATCTCTGGACTTTCCCACTTGCCCGGCTTCCATGAAGGCAAAAAAGTCCCACATGGAATGCTTTGCCTTATTTACCTTTGTATGTGTACCATCTTGCAATGTGCCTGGCATGGAGTAGGCATttgaaaatgtttgctgagtgcacgagttaaaaaaaaattaacttgtatCTGATGCTGATTTATTACTGGATGTAAATATAGTAtgtataaaaagaaaggaagtagtCCCTGGTTTTATTATTGAAGCTTGTGTTTTGTAGCTGGAAAATATCACAAGCAAATTAAAATAGAAGAGAACGCAACAGGTTTCAGTTATGAGTCACTTTTTCAAGAATACCTGAATGAAACAGTTACGGAAGTTTGGATAGAAGATCCTTACATTAGACACACTCATCAGGTAGGTGAAATGTACTCCCATACGATGaaacattattgttttaaatgtacGAGTTAGTAATAACCCCTCCTAATGTCTTTCAGCTGTATAACTTCCTTCGATTTTGTGAGATGCTGGTTAAGggacaatgtaaaataaaaactattcatCTCCTCACCTCTCTGGATGAAGTAGGTATCTGAAGGCATTTACTCTCTCTTAACGTAATGAACTTTACTCAGTTGCAGGGTATAGTTCGAGGCAAACCTGGACCTCATGCTTCAGCTAGAGCTGTTTCACTGGGAATGAACTTATTCTCTAACAACAGGCATAAAACACCTTGGGAAAAATGCTGTTGATTTCAGTATGTCATATCTTGTATTTGGCCACTTTGCTAAACTCTCTTGTTCAAGTAGTTTCTCAGTTTCTTGGATATTCTATGAGGCAATCACACTGTCTGCATTATTGACAATTTCTGTCCTCTTGATTTTGATTTAAATAGGAATGCTTCTAAAGAATTCATATTTCTAGGATTAATTTGAGAAGAAGGAAGCCCCATCTGAATAATGAAACAGCaccattaaaatacattttatttattctttaagtgAATATAGGTTTATTCACTTTCACTtccttttacagaaaaactaaAGATATCTGGATTTATTAGTAAACGAGTCCTGTGCCATGCTGAGAAATTTACTATGAAAAAACATGCATctctagaaattataaaaaatatttgcagatttgCCAAGCCACAGAATGCTAatgtaataaaatacattttaggaGATAGGACAGAGTTGTGTTATGTTCACgttagagaaaaaaacaattattttgataaaaacaGTTGCTCTTAAACTACTTCATCTTCTTTGGTTGCTTGTTTGCAATAATGGACAGTGAAACTAGTATAGAATCTTTCCATTTTAATTCACCTATGATACACATTGCATAGCTtaggaataatttaaaatattaataactgaggcaaaaaattgtatttttcctaTTAACAGGGCAGTGGGAAAGAACAGCAAAGTAGTGGCCTGGAAGAAATAAGAGAGTCACTCAGGAATCATGGAGTGCAGTTGGAATTAGAATACTCTTCCTTGATACACGACCGGGAAATTAGGTTAGTGtatagtaatattttaatttttatgcagttgaaaaatacttatttttatttctcataataagttatatataattacatacaaTATTCAATTTAAATactaaagatttaaataaagctcaattttcatatcttttcacttttgaagaaaaaaaaaaaaatctggcttaTTTTGTCCTGTATGTGAGTTTCCTATTTCCTAATGGAATACAATTTACATGTTCTGTGTCATGTGAGAAGAGGAAGTACTTTTCTGTCATTCAGCTATACACAGTGTTATGGCATTGGGATAATTTCCTTTTCTAGTgatactaatatttatttaatgtggtTTCACTTCTCATGGTCTTTTAAATATTCTAGTCGGCATGACAGGACGTTGTGTCGTGCCTGCCAGGGCTCCGCCTGCTTATGTCCCCCACCTCTAGGCAGGGGAACCCCTGAAACATCACCGCAGTCTCCCTGAGTACACTTGGAAGCCACTTGTTAGCAGAACAGGGAAGCTTTATCAGCAAGGTGAAATTCAGGAGGAAAGTTTAATTGAATTGTTAAACTCTTTATCAGCTAATGGATGTTTTGTTTCACTGTAGACACAGCCCATAGGTAAACCCAGGTTTGGTTCAACTCTTGCCACTGGAAGAAGTGATTTTATTTGTTAGGGGGAAATTTAGCTGACACTTAATACATTATAGCTTTGGTCATTGTCTGACTTAAGTGTCTGGAATGTAATACTATATACTAATTTCAATAGGTTCAACAATGGATGGATGATTAAGATCGGAAGGGGACTTGATTATTTTAAGAAACCACAGGTAGGATATCGTCTTATGAGTGACTGTGTAgcactctttttattttaataaaatggctTTGGtcctttttgttaaaaaaaattcttttcttctcttcttagaGTCGTTTTTCCCTTGgatattgtgattttgatttaagACCATGTCATGAAACAACAGTGGACATTTTTCAtaataagcacacaaaaaaaaTATGATGGGTAGTAGCCtaatttacattatatatttctattttaaatgaagattggattttttttttttttttttttactctggaCAGATCATTCCTATAACGTATGAATTTAACAATAAACTTTTACATTTCTACTAATTTATAGATTCATTGTTCAGTTGTGTGACCAATCctaagtatttttataaatacattacTCAGTAGAGTTATAGTGTTTCAAGTCATATggttaatttaaacattttaccaGATTTTCTCTTATTTGCCTGTTGGAGAGTGAATCAACACGTAATGAGCACCTATTAAGAAGATGAATTGGATGCTTTAATCTTGCCCCTGGGAATGTAGAGTCCAGGAAGAAAAATCATGAATTAGAGTACTCTTAAGAGACAGATGGGCTTGTGGGTCtaacaaccagaaaaaaataaccacTGATAATTTTGTTACAATTAAGTGTCTTTAGCAGACATTTACCTATTTACATTtacctatatatttatatttatatttttatatatatatatatatatatatatatatatatatatatatatatatatatattttaatgtttgggCATAAGAATGGACAAATAAATCACTGGGACAGAATAAGGAATCCAGAAACACACCTGAGAGAAAGTGGATGTGTGTATGGGCACATAATAGATAATAAAGGTCTTTCAAATTAGTGGGAAACAAGTAGACTAGCCAATAAAAGTTTGCAAGAGGTAACATTAGATCTCTACCTTATGCCACATAGAGAAATTATTCTAAATGGGTTAAAGAGCTAATGAAATatccaaacactttttttttttaactccactgAATGTACTAAGCATAACACAAAACCCAGGAATTATCAAGGAAAGTAAAGAGCAAATgatcatataaatatttaaaacttgaaTAAAGGGAaccataaaaaagttaaaaacatgagATCAAATTTACAACATATAGGAAAAGGGTTAATAGTCCTAACATACAAGGAAGATTGCCACATTTTCAGTAGGTTTAACCTGACCAAGGATTTGGTCCTTTGAGCAATCTCTCTCTACTGGGTTGTTCCTGCGGTACATACATTCCCATCCAGATACAccctgtttctttgttcttcatgaACAAATTTCTTTGAGTTCTCTATacagttttttcccctttcctcaccACCTATTCACACTTCAATTCACTTCTATCCGGCTACCCAGTCACTCCACTGAAATTGCTCTTATCAAGGTCAGCAGTGACCTCCATACCACCATACCCAATGGACACTTTTTAACCCTCATGTTACTTGTTTCAGGAGTATTAGACCCAACTGGccactcccttcttttttttttttttttgtaaatttttttatcattgtGTTCTGCAttcacagcattttaaaatttatttatattgtattttatttatttttggctgcattgggtcttcgttgctgcacacaggctttctctagttatggcgagcgggggctactcttcgttgcggcgagcgggcttctcattgcggtggcttctcttgttacggagcacgggctctaggcacatgggcttcagtagttgtggctcgcgggctctagagtgcaggctcagtagttgtggtgcacacacaggcttagttgctccgcagcatgtgggatcttctcggaccagggctcgaacccatgtcccctgcattggcaggcggattcttaaccactgcaccaccagggaagtccctggccactCCCTTCTTGAATCTCAACTTCCATGTAACACACTTTGCTTCTCTTCTCCACCCTACCTTTTAAATATTGGAGTTCTCCGAAACTAGGTACTAGGTAGTAACCTTTTTTTTAGTAGGAACTTGTATGGGGAGGTCTTCCCCTATAAGAATTACActtgtggaaaaaaataattaataaataaatgaaaaagaattacaCTTGTAGCCTGATAATTAGATGTTAATGTGGCTGCAGCTTTAGGAACTTGACCTAGTTGTGTGTACCTTCCGTGTTGGCTGGGGGAGGAAGCACTATCAGGTGTGAGGAGATGGACGGGGCAGGATCTGCCAGACCAGGACTCCCACCTTCTCCCCTTTTTCAAAGGT
This genomic stretch from Balaenoptera acutorostrata chromosome 12, mBalAcu1.1, whole genome shotgun sequence harbors:
- the MITD1 gene encoding MIT domain-containing protein 1 is translated as MAGSLLGQDSGSTAAVTVIKRALELESESRYPQALVCYQEGIDLLLQVLKGTKDVTKKSNLRKRISDYMDRAENIKKYLDQEKEAGKYHKQIKIEENATGFSYESLFQEYLNETVTEVWIEDPYIRHTHQLYNFLRFCEMLVKGQCKIKTIHLLTSLDEGSGKEQQSSGLEEIRESLRNHGVQLELEYSSLIHDREIRFNNGWMIKIGRGLDYFKKPQSRFSLGYCDFDLRPCHETTVDIFHNKHTKKI